The DNA region TGAAATATTACATGAACCTGGATCATCTTTCCTGAAACCAAAGAACTTTTTGGGGTCAAAGAGATCACAAGCTAGGGCACCGTGATGCTGTCATCCATCCTCCCTGTCTGGAAATGACCacaaactgccccgtagggcgcACCCTCTGCATGTGGAAGGGGGTGGGGAAGGCCAGTTTCCAGGAGCCCCGAGCTCAGTGGTCTCCTAATGGCTGTGGCTGAGAGGGGACACAGGCAGGCGTGGCCGAGATGCCCTTCACTGGCCGGCACTGTCACTGACGTGGCCGCTGGGGTACACCCTGGCTCCAAGGACACGCACGTCTGGGTGGGTGACGAGGCTTCCATGGGCTGCAGGAGAGGTGCAGTGTAGTTTGTGGATGTGCCTGGAAGTTTAACGGGGAGGCAGCCATGTGTGAGCGCCCTGAACATTGCATTCGGAGGCTGTGGTTCAAGGCTAACCTCTGAGGCCCGCAGACTGCATGAGTATGAAAAGCCACCTTACCTTTCTGGGAATCAGTTTGAGTTTCCGTAAAATAGGAATGGGAGCGCCTTTCCCCTGAAGTCTTAGTGACACCCCAATGATGGACTCTTCTTGGTAGTGCGTTGTTAGTTAAATGAAAATCATTGAAGGGATGGGAGGGACTTTTATTAGTTAGGATCTGTTTTTAGGGCAGCCCCAAGaaaatatagatatatttttaattgttgtaaaaaatcTGTATAATGCATTTTTTGCATGTATGATTCAGTGATGCCAAGTACATTAATCAAGTGCAGCCATCGCCGGTGTCCATTAAGAAAATACCTTTTAATGAAGCTCTACAAATACTGGGGAGCTGAGCGCTTTCCCAGCACGCTGAGGCAGGGCAGCCCCGCGCGGAAGGGAGGTTGGGTACAGAGCGAAGTTGCAGTGATGGTGCCCTCTGACACAGAGAGGTGAAGGAACTGACCCAAGATCACCCAGCAATTCAGCAGATGTCTTCACTTCCAGTCCAGGGCTCTCTGCCGGGGCCATCCACAAGGTCTATTTTGAACCCATTCTGTCTTAAGAGGGAGAATTACAAGAAAGAAACACAATCTAATTGTGCTCAGGTCAAGCCTAGGCTTGGAGGGGGTAACCCTAATTCTGGCATGGGTCTTTTGAGCTGGGCTTGGTGGGAAGTGATGTTGCGATGTCTTAGATCTGAAATTGGCCTCTGGGGAGCCCCAGGTGCAGCCCTCTCCCCAGGGACTGACTATGCTCCTGTTGGTTCTGCAGAGGAGACGGGAGAGGCGTCCTCCAAGGATGCTGTGGAGAAAAGAGGAGATTCTAAAGAGGCAGAGGATCGTGGTGCAGCCGCAGGGGAAGCCAGACTCCAGGCATCCCTGGCACCTGGGCAGGGGTCCGAGATGGAGATCCACCAGGCCCCTGGGGAGGAGGAGGCCACAAACACCCTCCCCCCAGCCAGCCTCCCTGACCAGAAGCACCTTGACCCACAGGCTGTGGCGGACACTGAGAGTCCCCCACAGGGTCTGGTGGACAGAGAGAAGGGCCTGGGTGCAGGGCAAGGGCAGCAGGcaaagagagaggaggaggaggaagaggaggtggaagaggAGGTAGAGGCTGCAGAGAAGGCTGTCTCCGAGGAAGAAGGCCCCACTTCGGCACTGAACCCCCACCCAAACCTCAGCTACAAGGAGACCCGGAGGGGTGACGGTACGTATGGCTGTTGAGCCCTCAAGTGTGTCAGGGAGAGGGGGCAGGTGGTGGGAGGGACCTCATCTGTAATCTCATCCCACTTTCACAATAGCCCTGAAAGGTAGGTATTAACTCCATTTTCCAGatgggaaatggaggctcagagaggttaagtaatttgcccaaggtcacacaactaattTGTAGTAAAAGCTGAGATTCCATCCAACCCAGGTCTATCCGACTCTAAAATCATGCACCTCCCACTACTTCACGTAGCTCCAGATGGCACCCAGGGGGCAAGGGGGGTTCTGCAGGGTGCGTGGGCGGGTTTCAGGGACAAAGGGACAGCCTGGCAAGTGGGAGCAGGCTTCAACCAGAGTTTTGGGGAGACCTTGGCTCCTCCTGAGGGCCTTGTCCTCCCCGCTTCCTGGTGACCCGTGTGGGTCAGAGCTTTGGGGTGGGGGAGCTAAAGGCAGAGGCAGGCTCTGGCCAGCCCACCCCAAAAATGGAGCTTTGAGAGGCTCTcacaaagaaaggagaaagagggcTTTTCCTCCCCAGTGGGATTTGCTGGGGAGAGGCTGGGCTGGCTCTGAGAACTTGGGGTCCTTGACCCCAGTGGTGGCAGTGGCAGAGGCCCTCAGGGAGTGGCAGGGACTAGGGAAGGTGGCGGTCCCTCCCTCATTGTCCTGCTCTTGTCCACCCCCAGCTCCAGGTCTGTCTGAGGCCCTGGCTGTGGAGGGAGCCGGGAAGACCAGGGCTGAGGAGGCTCAGCCACCTGAGGGGAAGGAGGAGCAGGAGTCCTCTGAGGAGGAGGAGATGGCGGGGCCCCCCGAAGGCCTTTTCCGGGGCGGGAAGAGCAGGGGGCTGGAGCAGGAGGAGGAGAGCCTCTCCAAGGAGTGGGAGGACGCCAAGCGATGGAGCAAGATGGACCAGCTGGCCAAGGAGCTGACGGCCGAGAAGCGGCTGGTCGGGGATGACGCGCAGGACGACGACCCCGACCGCTCCATGAAGCTCTCCTTCCGGGCCCGGTCCTACGGCTTCGGGGGCCCTGGGCCGCAGCTTCGACGAGGCTGGCGGCCGACCTCCCGGGAGGACAGCATCGAGGCAGGCCTGCCCCTCCCAGGCCGTGGCTACCcggaggagaagaaggaggaggagggcagtGCCAACCGCAGAGCAGAGGTTGGTACGGGCGGAGCAAGCCCTAGGCCAGCCCCGGAGTGCGCACCTCTGGCCCACTGAGGGGACACCGCCCCCTTGGAGCTCTGGGACTGGAGAGGTGATCGGACTGGGGGCTCTCCGGAGACTCACCAAAGAGCCTGGGTTCAGCCATAGCTCaggagggcaggagagggagTGGCAGGCAGGGAGCCCGAAGTAGGGGGCagaagacagagcaggagaacctCTGCTCACCATGGGCACCCGCAGAGCTGGGAGGCAGGTGCCATGAGTGGCTGGGAGACCAGATCCACGTGTAAAAGAGCTGGAGAGGGAGTAAGCTGAGCCAATTCCCAGAGACACCAGGGGTGGGCTTTGTCCTGAAAGAATGGGGAACCTGAGCAAGCTAGTGAGCAGGAGATAGGTGTGATGGGTGGAGCCTGATGCTTGAGGTGGGGGAGTTTGACAACAAAGGGATCCGGCAGGGACCAGCCTAGGGGGACCAGTGGCCCCCAGAGTTGGGTGGGCATGGGAGGGGCACTAAGAGACAGCTTGTGCCCTGGGAAGGCCTTGTGGTTGTCTGGATCATGCCTGGACCCGACGCAGCCCAGGCACAGCCTCCTCCTGGGTTAGGCCCTGCGTCCTGGCCACGATGGCCAAGGGGCCGGGGCAGGGCCAGCCTGATGCTCAGGCTAGGCAGGCACAGACGTGcaccaggagacctgggttctgccctagctgtgtgaccttgggagggTCACtgcccttctctgagcctcatggGTTCCACCATTTGTGAAAGGGGGGTAAAGGGTTCCCCTCTCATCACATGATCATGATTAGGGCACAGAAGTTCTAGAAACCTGGCCATACTCAGAGCGTCGTGGGCAGCTCAATGGGGTGCATGGACGTAGCCCCATAGGAGGGTGGAGTGAGACCTGGATTCCCTGGTAGGCAGAGATACCACCCTGGAGCTCGAGGTGGGCTCAGGGACACCTGTCCAAGGCTCAATACCCAGGCAGATCAGGGCCCTATGAGGGGCTGGCACCTGCACAGCCCCTGACCCATGATTCTCCTCTGCCCACCTTTCTTCGGGCCCCTGGCCCTCTCTCTGGGCCTGGGGCCTTGCTGTCAGCCTCAGAGGAAGGAGGCTCCATCTTGGGAGCTGGAGCCGGGGAGGGTATCGCCAGATGTCCCCTGCAGAGTGAGAGGAAGGGGCTACAGGGAACAGCAGCTCAGCCCTCGCCCCCAGCTCTTGGCCCCAGAACAAGGCTGGGTGCCTTTGTGCACCACCTGCCCCTCAGCAGCTAGAGAGAGCGAGCTGCCCAGGGATGCCTGCCAGCTCCCTTCCCCACAGCTGAGGAAGCCCTGGGGAGCAGGGTGGAGATGTGCGGGG from Elephas maximus indicus isolate mEleMax1 chromosome 10, mEleMax1 primary haplotype, whole genome shotgun sequence includes:
- the CHGA gene encoding chromogranin-A, translating into MRSAAVLALLLCAGQAIALPVNSPMNKGDTEVMKCIVEVISDTVSKPSPMPVSQECFETLRGDERILSILRHQNLLKELQDLALQGAKERAHQQTKHSNFEDELSEVLENQSDKVELKEETGEASSKDAVEKRGDSKEAEDRGAAAGEARLQASLAPGQGSEMEIHQAPGEEEATNTLPPASLPDQKHLDPQAVADTESPPQGLVDREKGLGAGQGQQAKREEEEEEEVEEEVEAAEKAVSEEEGPTSALNPHPNLSYKETRRGDAPGLSEALAVEGAGKTRAEEAQPPEGKEEQESSEEEEMAGPPEGLFRGGKSRGLEQEEESLSKEWEDAKRWSKMDQLAKELTAEKRLVGDDAQDDDPDRSMKLSFRARSYGFGGPGPQLRRGWRPTSREDSIEAGLPLPGRGYPEEKKEEEGSANRRAEDQELESLSAIEAELEKVAHQLQALRRG